A segment of the Gallus gallus isolate bGalGal1 chromosome 17, bGalGal1.mat.broiler.GRCg7b, whole genome shotgun sequence genome:
gcagagagctgcagtgcatTGGTGGGGTTGGCTGCTGAAGGACTACTGTTTGCTTCGTAGTGTCATTAAATGATGGCTTATCAGAGCTGGAGATGAAATAACACTACTTGCCATGAACCAACAGAAACGCAGCTGCTCTGGGTTTGTATGCTCACTGAGCTGCCGGACAGGATGGATGGAGTTGTCCATCTCACCATGGCTTGGTGCTGCTGTTGTCAGCTGTTACTTATCCTCCCACGAATGCCGGATGAGAGCCTTCATCACTGCCCAGGAATAGCTTTTAGGCCCTTTTCTATTTAGATTGTTGTAGCTGTGGGATTCCTAGCTttgccagggctgtgggcacctGTTCCCAGCCGGGCCCATTTTGGCCTGTTCCCAGATGTCCTGTTCCTAAATGTCTGGTTCATAGCTTGCTGTTTGAGTTTGACTAACCTGGTTGTCAAGCAGTCATTCGCCTGTTCTTCCCCACCTTAATTTGCACCCAGTGATCAGTGTTTTCCCCAGAGACGTGTGAGGGGCAGTGCTGTACCAGCAGTGATGCCATCTGGCTTTGCCCCTTGCTCACTTTTTGACAAATCCTCTGCAGGAAATCCAGAGCGTGAGCTTAGAGTAGGGTGAGATACTGTCAGCCCTCATTAGAGAAAGGATCGTGATGATAGGGCAGTTCTTCAGACTGGATCTAGCAGGACGTAGGGCTGGGATGACTTTTGGTTGTGGGTTGGTGCAGTCACCTGTTTGCTCTGGGGAGGACATAGATTCACTTCCATGTGTCCCTACATGACTTTGTTCACGTCTGTTTCTCACAGGCCTATTGCAAGGTGATGTGTCCACGTGTGTCTCCTTCGTTTTGCACGTAGGCTGTAATTCCTGTGGTGTGTTTTGTGACAGGCATACTTTGACAGTGATGTTGCCACTCGTAATGCTGACCAGCTTGCTGCCGATGTCCCCGTGCTATCTAACAGCAACAGCCTGCCTAGCTGTGCTTCTGTCCTGCCTGCTCCTGGGAGCACGCAGCTGACACAGGTTTGTGAGTCATCATCAATATCTCCACACTGGTTAGCCATCTTTTTCTGAGGAGGACAATCCCCAGAACTAACTCACGTTGTCTCCTCTTAAATATACTACGTTCTCCACTCTCCATCTAATCATCATCCGTCTGTGAGAGGGGAGAGTACCAGCATGCACACATGCTGCTTCCAAGGCTGCGACtctcttccccttctctcctATTTAATTAGCAGAAAGCACTCTTAATAATACAGAAGGTCTCCGGCTGGCTGGAGCAATCTGCATTTCCTTTCACTGCTTAAAGATTCTGTTGAAGTTTttccagcaaagcacagctgatTATTCTGATAAATGGTAACAGCAAATACAAAGCCAGTAACACTTAAGCCCCTTAATCCCAAGAAACGTAGGCACTCAATGCTCAGAAATTATGGGCAAGCTGGGAAATGAGCTGGTTTTCTTAGGTTGATCATTCTTTGGGAAGCAGTAATTAGAGGTGCTGTGGAACCCGAGCCCAGATGTAGTCAGGCCTTAGGGACACATTCACAAACACGATTCCCAGCTTTTCTTACAGGCCTGTCAACCTTTGTTTCAATCCACAGATTCATGAAGCTGAGGATCGTAAAAACACTTTGGATGAGAACAGGTGAGCGTTTGTGTTTGCAGCAGGATGCCAAAGTGTCCAACAAACACACGGTTTAGTACTCCCTGCTGCTTTACTGATCGGGGCAGTTCGCTAGGAGGAATGTTCACCGTGAGGTCTGTCTTTGTTCCCAGGTCTCTGTCATCAACAGAAAGCCTCCGCCAGCTGTCTGAACAACTCAATGGCCTGGTTGCTCAGGTACAGCCTCATTTTGGTCCATCTGTCCTAATGATTTTTTGGGGTCTGATGCGAATCTTTAAGCAGCCTGCTTAAGAAAACACTCTTCAGTGTCAGAGATGTCTGCAGTCATCCTACTAAACAATGAGATAGTGAAGCACTGAGAAGCTAAACTTCCAGTTTTAGGAATGTTAAAATTTCAGCAGTAGGAAGAAGAGCAGAGTGGGTGAATGAACAGCATGTATTCATGGAAACATGTAGCCTTGATTTAGTGGCAAAGAATCTGAAGTCGATCTGCATAATTCATTTCAGCTTGCCACAGGGGCAGTCTGCATCTATCCTTAGCCAggaaagtgttttctttctgtggctgTCTCTGGTACTTAGAAGTGAAGTGTGCTATAAGAAGTATTATGATAGTTCTACTTGATAGCGATTTATTGCCTGAGGGAATAAAACTGACTGACTTGACTATTTTTCTTCTAGTCTACGTCATATGTGAATGGGGAAAGTGGTGTTTCTTCCACTAATATTAAGGAAATGGAAGTAAGTTGCCATGAGCCTATGATTTGCTTATTTTCTAGTCTAAGTCAATTGTTGGGACTGTGCTAATGAGACCTAACTGAACACACAGTTCACATACGTTGTTGTCcagtgctgccttctgctgtgctcgggtagctgtgctcagcaggagTGGGTATTTCCAAGATATTCTGAGGTATTtctgggggggctttgggatCATTTGGCCTCAGTGCAACTCTTAGTTTTGATTCACTTTTATGGCAAAAAATGCCTTAGCAGAAAGCACAAGTAAGTTAATGTAAGTTAATGTCCCAGCTACTCTTGTCGGATCTGTAGATTGATTTGGGGAATCTGATTTTATCAAACTGTGATgatgatttgtttttctgtcctttttaattaatgcttttttcctcccctcctccttttctgccccttccttcttctcctgcCTGCATGTGCCCATCAGACACGTTACCAGGAGCTGGCAGTAGCCCTAGATTCCAGCAATCTAACTAACAAACAGCTCATTACAAAGATAGAGGAATTGGTAAGAAACAATCCAACCAACCAGTTTGATattgtctctgctgctcctccatgctCTCTGGGTGTCTGCAAGGCTATGGGTTCTCTTATAGCACCACAAGGAAGGCTGCTTTCATGACACTTTGAGTGGAACAAAACGGGCTGTACGGGAGACCTGTTAGGAAGATCAAAGTCTCAGGCCACTTATGGTTGCATCAGCTCATCTGAGAACaagaagcacagctctgctgtttcttcttaaaTTTACTGTTGCTctcactgtgttttctgtggATGATAAACATCCTGATCAAACAACTATTTCTGGGCCTGGTCTGAATCCCTGAAATACAGAACTCTCgtgctggcagcagtgtgaAAACCTATTGCTGCAGGTGGTGATGCTGTTCTAAATATATTAGCAGAGTGGGAGCAGTAGGTCTAAGAGAGAGCCTGGGGCTGCTTTCTGATCGTATCCTCAGCTTCTCTTGGCACTATGAATGAACTGCTTTGTCCTGTGGCTTGCATGGATTCCcgctgctgcttttcagccttCAGCTTTAACACTGCAAGAAACGTAGCTAAGTGGACTTGTTTCGGTCTGAAAAGAGCCTTTCTTGGTTTGAAATACTTTTCCCCATTTTGTTCCTCTCACAccactctttttttccaaagtccACCATTTCCCAGTGCACCCCACAAACCCCTCCTGtgttatttttggttttgagtCCTTTTggtttcattctgtttctggtttgtctttcagctgggctgcaggggtAGCTGGTAGTGAGGGCAGTGCCTGCCCAGGACTCCTCGTTTGCCTGCTTTCTGACAGGCACATGAAATGCTGTCTGGAATTACACAGGGCCTTTGCTGCATTTGcagtcttgttttctttgttctggtTGTGTTCTGTGCTGGCCTTGTTAGACTCAAAACCTCAAATTCATCAGCTTCCCAGCTGCAGTCGTGTTTCAAAGTGAGCTTGAAACTGAAGTAGTCAAAATGGGCTGATGTCTGTCCTTTGGAAAGGGGAAATACACCATGCATGTAGCTTAGATGTGGGGCATCTGTGTGAAACTGCCACGAGGACAACAGTAGTGAGTAGCAAATGCTCCACAGCACCCACATCTTCACACAGTTTGTGTGGCAGCCCAGTGGGCAGCTGACAGTTCTGATGTCTTTCTCCCCATGTCTAAAGATGCACTGTGTACAGTCAATACTTCCAAAGACTTCACCCACAAGACCAAAACTGACCAGGACAGGATGGTGCCCTTTCTCTGCATACCAGCTCTTTTTCATACCAGCTTTTGCAGGAGCCTGCCAGCATTAGTGAACTTCTGCATGATTTAAAGGCCAGTTGCCACATGGGATAAAAGTTGAAGGGCTCAGctgaagcacagtgctgtgctgtggctttGGGTTTTTTAGATGCATTTTTGGTCATTCCCCTGCTGCATCAGGGTTATCATTCATGTCAGAGATGTGGGGTGAAAGCGTAACTGAAGTTGTTGGATGCTCAGATACATACAGGGGTTTTGTAGTGGTGTTTGTGAATAACTGCAGTAGGAATAACTGAAGGAAGCCCCAAATCTATTATTTTAATAGATAGTCTTCTTGGTCTTCTACATAAAAAGATAACGGGAACTGTTTGCATTAATTGGGCGTGAATCCTACTTCAGTGAAGTGAAAATATGCTTCAGCAGTATGAGAATATCTCCTGCTAACACTGATGcatccattttcttctgtagaagCAGCAGAACCAAGAAGCAGTGAATCAGCTGGAGAAGGTAAAGTGTGTCCTATTTTTGGATAGAGATAGAAATAGATTTGTtcttctgaagaagagaaagcacagcGGCCTGTGGCACCAGCCTATGTGATCTTGTCTTATAGAGCTGTAGGATcacttaggttggaaaagactgttAAAATCATCAAGTCAGTCCTACCATCTGCTCAGCACTACCAAACCCACCGCTAAACAGTGCCTTTAAgcaccacatccacacatctcgTAAATCGCTccaggatggtgactccatcgcTTCCGTGGAGATCATCCTAGAGTCGGGTCTGTTTGTAGCATTGGGTTGAGTATTTTGACTCCATGAGCCAGGCCTGGCACAGAGCTTGCTTGTTTTGATGAAAGTTAAGATTTAAATgctcaagtattggaaggctgcagtggaAGCAACAGATTACAGTTTACGGTCCTGTCAGTAGTTTGCATTCCAAACACTGCCAGCATAAGGAACCTACTGTTGCCATTCTAGGATGGATAACCAATAAAGTAGTTAAAGAAATGGAAGACTGAAGCATGGCTATTAAAAATGATGATACTGGTTAGATGCTGGAATGATCCTACCAATGAAtcgctgcttttttttttggacataAAACAAGAGGGGTTTACAATTTAGTGCTGAACAGgcattgtttgtttgtacaggaaaagaaggagTTTGAACAGAAATTTTCTAAAGAGCAAGCAGCACTGAGAGAACAGCTACAGGTAAGGCAGAGCTTTCACTACAGTAACATGACCTGGCTGCTGTCCTTGTCTGGATTACTGAGCACTGTGTCTTCATCTTGGAAGCCAACATCCTTTCAGGAGAACTGGGAGAGCCAGTTAGCTAGATTGTACTTAAATGCAAGAGCTCTTTGTCTCACTGGATTATCCCTCTGTGGCAGCAGGGATGTTGTGGTTGCGAGCAGAGATTTCCTGCACTgagctcctttttctttctccaaggTTCACATCCAGACGATTGGAATCCTAGTTTCTGAGAAATCTGAGTTGCAGACAGCCCTTGGACATACTCAACAAGCTGCACGACAGAAATCAGGTAATTGACTTGGAGCACTCCAGCTCGAGCTGTTGGTTAAACTGGATTTCAAGTCAGAGGCACgatggctgctggctgccagctcaCAGCACTTGTTGGTTCCTTAATGAGCAATACTTGGCACCGTCACCACTTCTGTCATCATAGCTGCCCCCAGATTGGAGCATGGTAATCCCATGGCAGTTGAGGTTCTTTTGTGCATCACTGAAGCCCTGTCAGCTCTGCTCGGGCCTGGTGACTACCCCAGActgttcttttctcattttcttcagattcttttaaaactttgttCCCTTtcatcgcccttcctcccacacAGCTGTCATGTTAATGTAGGTTTTACCCAGGCCTTTCATTCTCAACTAAATTTGAGCCATTTGCcctcataggaaaaaaaaaaaaccaacccaaaacatAGTGCCTCTTGCTCTGCAAAGGACATCTCATCATCTCCCTCTAAAACTGAGAAAGGTAGTTGCTGACAGAGAGCTTTACTGCTCAAGGTTGCTGGTGAATCACCCATACTGTCAGGAGTGGAAGCAGGTCGACCAATTTACAGAGCTCTGTATTGTTTTAAGAGCTTGTTGCTAAAGCAGAAAGTGCTGTTTAGCCTGTTCCGATAAGCCCTTTGTGGTTTAGTCTCAACTAACTCTGCTCTGACTTGCTTAGGAGAAGCTGAAGACCTTGCTGCTCGTTTACAGTCATCTCGCCAGAGGGTATCAGAGCTGGAACGCACTTTGTCCTCCATCTCCATGCAGCAAAAACAGTCAGAGAAGGTAAGAGCCACCTCTGTGCTTAAttagcagctctgcttttggcTAGTTGCTTGTCACTACGCTACTGTGAAGTCTGTAGCCCCTGCTtagagaagaggctgaaattAACCTTGTTAATTGTTAATTAACCTTGTTAAGTACTGTATTCTCATCAAGGCAAACCTTTCATGCAGATCTCTGTGACCACTAATCATATGGCCCAGTGGCTGCCTTCAGATCTGGCACCTTTCTACATGAGTCTTGCCAGCTCCACGCAACAGCATCTCTGACACCTCCTCCCAGGAGGGTCTCCATCAAACAGGCACTTTGCTATTGATACTCATCCAGAAGTTTGCAGAAATAACCTCACCATCAGTTAGTGGCATCATGTTCAGAAACACTGAGCAGATGAATTCCTGGCAAATCCATCCTTTGTGTGCAGTCTGATGGTGTAatgagctgcagcactggccAGCCAACTATAGTGATAGGTGAGGTTCTAAgaaaggctgtgctggggattTCACTCAAGTTATGACCTCTTCTGCATTAGCTAGTctgttaaaagtaaaataaggtAATCTTTGAACATTTCATTTGTATGGCTAAAGTCTCTAATTGAATCAAACATTTGTTCTTTCTCCAGCATAATAAAGAGTTGGTGAAGGAGCGAGACAACCTGAAACTAGAACTGTACAAACAGAGGTAAGCCTGTTTTGTGTGTTATTCCAGAGTAATGCTATTCTTCTCAATAGAGCCACAAAGCTTAGGAAGGGGCTTTGGCCACGGTTGGTGAGTTGGGAGGCCAGATAttcaatgtaaaaataataGTTTAAAAAAGCCAAAAGATTAGGTGGGTAATACAGCAATGGGACTCagtgcccagggaggctgtggattctccatTCTTGGAGTGTTCacaacagctgcacagagctgtgggtaACAAGATCTGGTGGTAGTATAGTCCTACTTTGAGAGGGAGGCTGGACAAGGTGACCTGCAGAGGCTTCTTCCAATCAACATTTCTATGACTCCCACTGCTGTGAACTCAATGACATGGGCACCTGCAAACCCATAGGAAATACACTGCTGCCACTTGAATGTTTTTGTGTTCGTTTCAGCAAAGGTAGtgaggaaataaagcagcagaactCAGAGCTGTCAGAGAAACTCCGCTCCGTGGTTTCTGAGAACTCAGCCATGAAGTTGGATGTGGAAGATTTACATAAGAAACTGGAAATGGCCGAACTGATGATTCAGCAGGTAATCACACTGCTGGGATGTGGGAGTAGATCACACTGATCATTTTAAGACTTGTTTCCTGGACACTGGGGGCAAGACTAAATTATGGGTCTTAAAGGCAGGCACAGCATCCCATCCTATTAGGAAAAGGTTTTCTGTGAGGTCTCTGAGGAGCAGGAAGGCTGTGCTCTTAGGGTTGAAAGACACTGTGATATCAGTCTGCTGAAAGAACGTTATACAGGTTGAGAAGGTGACTGAACATACAAGTGTGCAAATACAGTGACTTTTCTTGTCACTGTTCACTATTCTGGTTACCCAGCTGTCGTTCAGTGTCACTGAGAAACAAATTGAGTAGAGGTGCTTGCACCTATCCTATCAAGAGGCGAACTGGACAATGGCAACTTGGAGGTCAGCTGGATAAAGTCAAGCCAAGTATGATAATTAAAACGGGGATGTGTGGAGCCAGCTGTTAGCTGTTGGAGAGCAGGCTCAGTGGTAAGGTGAACCCACCATGGAAGAAACTTAAGTGGCTTAAGTTACCCATAAGATAAAGCCAATTGCTGCACTgctaggaaaaatattttgtcttacCTGAACCAGCCTTGCTGTTTAGTCCACCAATGTGTTCCAGACTCTGGCTTTAAATTCCTGGCACGTCTGACAACCTTAAAGTTCACAAGCATTCATACCATCTGATGTGTCTGCGTACGGCAGACTCTTGAAATGCAAAGTTTCTGAACCAAATGATTTGACTAAAGcccattttcttaattaaaaagtaGTAAACATAAAATGGAAGCAAGGGGCCACCTGGTTCAGCTTGTTTTACAGGACTAAATCTAAGGTTTTTGATTTTAGATGCCACTTTCAGTCAACTTTACAGTGAGTTGAAGCATTTTGAAGAGCTGTGGATGGTTATAACGTGGATCAAATGGCAGGCTAAAGTCAGGGGAGAGGCCAGACAGAAATGGAATATTAACATTTTGCCATAACCTTTTGATTTTTGTGGGCAGTTCTCAAATCATACGGGGAATGTGGATGCAAACCAGCAGTTACAGATGGCACTGGAAGAGAGGGCAAGTCTGGAAACCCAGATTACTCAGGTAAGTTGTTAATGTATTAAGTGCACTGATGATCCAAATCTGTAAAGAAACTTGTGTGGCAGAAGAATGCAGCCCGAGCTTTCCAAGGCTTTATCCCTTAAGTAGTCAGCCGTCCTTCAATGTATTCAGTTGGTACAATttcccttgttttgtttttatcagctTTCAGAGTCGCTTCACCAGCTCCGGGCAGAAAGAGATCAGTATGTAgagaaactgaaggaagaggGGAGCATTTGGCAGCAGCGTgtccagcagctctctgagcaggTAACCtcacagcagtgccacagctgcTTCCAGTGAACACAGGCTTAAGTGCAACAAGAGCACTGTTTTAACTTGAGCTTGTGTGCCCTTGCAGGTCCGCACAATggcagaggagaaggagaagcatGTGGCCCAAATTCAAGAGCTAGAAAGCAATgttacagagctgctgagcaaatCAGGTAGGACTTCCAGAGTGGGGCTTCATACTGCAGAGTACCAGCAGGTTAACTCTGTCCCCACTGTGCAAGTATTTGTATGTATACAAGTAGGTCTGATGCTCTCAAATCATGAAGAGAGCTGAAAGACTGGTAGCCCTATGAAACCTTTCATTCTAGCAGACAGCAAGCGAGCTACTGCCAGTAACTGCCCAGCAGATGGTTTATGTCTTTAGTTATCTGCCTTGCTGTACTGTTAGGCCCATGAGGTTGGGCAGGTAGGATTCTTGCTGGGTCTGAGAGAGGGAGTCAGCAGCACGCAGCAGGACACTgtggttttggggtggtttgCTTGCTTGCTCCTCTCAGTGCCCCGTTCCTCTGGATACTGCAGCTGGTGATAGTTCCTGGGTCACGGAGTCCTGCAGGTTGGGGTAtgttctgcacagctctgtgtgctaCCCAAGAGATTCAGCCCTCTGACCGATCTGCTTTTGATTCCATTTCCTCAGCAGTGAAACCCATGGATGTTGAGCCATCTTTACCAGCAGGACCtacagcagctgagctgagtCTGCAGGAAGAGATCAAGCGGCTGCAGCACGAAAAGGAGGAACTGCATGGGCAATACCAGGCCCAGGTCCGTGACAACGAGCAGCTGAGCCACCTCaaccaggagcaggaggagcggctgctggagctggagaagacAGTACAGCGCTACAATGAGGAGTCTGTGGACAGACAGCAGATCCTGGAGAGCATGCAGAGTGACAAGGCCACAATCAGCAGGGCGCTGAGCCAAAATCGagagctgaaggagcagctggcagagctgcagaatggGTTTGTCAAACTGGTATGTCTCTTTCGTGAATCTTTTCCCACTATTTCCCACGTTGGTGCAATCCTGTTGTAGCATAGATGTAAAAAACAACTGTCAGAACCGTCATCTGCCTTTATTTCCTTGGAGCTATGAGTGCTCAGCCTTCTGTGATATATATTGCCATACCAGGAGGTGCCCTGTAATTCCTTACTCTCTCAGGTGCTCTGGCAAACAAACCAATATCTCTGCCCAGAGCtgtatcctttttcttctcttctgctggcagccaggcgGTTTCTTTCCCCTGAGTATTCTTCCAGCTTTACtcatgaagaagaaattctcAACAGTCTtctgtcctgttgctgtcattGTTTCTGTCCTGAAGCTGAGTTCTTACTCTTGCTTCTTTCAATGTAACAGTTTCCCCTTTGGGGCCCTGGCACATAACACACGGTCTGgtcactgttttttcttcagatctTTCTGAACTTGTCTTCTTGGTTTTGAATGTCTATTGCTTTATTTGGGATGTTCATGTCACCCATCTGCTTTGGATCTGACAGGCTGTGTGATGTGCCAGGCCCCTCGTTGGCACTGTCCCAGCACTGATTCCCCCCCCTTTGCTCTTCTCCCATCTTCTCAGCCTTTTTTAAAGTTGATTACTGCCCTTATTTACAGCTCAGAACAACACAAGGGATGGTATCCCACTGTATCAGGAATTAGCGTGGTTTACTGATTTAGTTTATGAGAGCATATACTTATGGTGATTGGGGCAGTTTCCTTCTACAATGGTTTTGATTCTTgcagacaaatgaaaacatgGAGGTTACAAGTGCCCTACAGTCAGAGCAACACGTAAAGAAGGAGCTGGCTAAGAAGCTtgggcagctgcaggagaacCTGGGGGAGCTCAAAGAGACGGTAAGCAACAGCAGTAGGACGGCAGGGCAGGTGTGCGAGTTTATGCTAAGGAGAGCTGGAAACTTCCCAAACTTTGATGGAAAGATGGAAATAGGTATTGTTAACGATCAAGCTGAGAGCCCTCCTGTGTCATCTGCTATCTGATGTGGGGGACCAGCGTGTGGGGACAGATGGTGGCTGCCTGCCTCGGTGGTGGCTTTGGGGCAACACTGACAGTTTGGATCGTGCCACACGAGTCATCATCTTTTCTGGCAGAAATGATCTGATCTGATGGTTTTCTCATGTGTTGTTAGCTGGAACTGAAAACACAGGAGGCTCgggctctgcaggagcagcgGGACCAGTACTACGGCCACTTACAGCAGTATACTGTGGCATACCAGCAACTGGCTGCTGAGagggaggagctgcagaagcagtACTTGCTTCAGACGCAGCTGATGGACAGGCTGCAGCACGAGGAAGTTCAGGGGAAGGTGACAGTGGAAATGCACCTGAAGGAACTGCAGCAGACTAAGGTAATAATGAAGAGGGGCAAGTGGAAGGACTGGAGGCAAAATGCTTAATTACACTGCATCCTGTGCAATAGAGGTGAATTAGAGATGAATGATAATGATCTGGAGCAGAAGCACTGGTGCTCTTTTGTttgggtgtttgtttttgtggtgaTGCTGCTAGCGACTGTTTTCAGTTTGGCTTGTGCAGGTTTTAGTGAGGAGCTTTCTCACCGATGGTCTGCTTCTGTCTTGCAGGAAAGTCTGGAAGCTgtagcaaaggaaaacaaagagctgcAGGCCCAGATCAGTCAGttagcagcagagctggatggCAGGATGCTGCACAGACTAGATGGTGTGtaactgcagctgctctccagggACGGGAGGTGGAGCTGGGCTCTCTGGGGTATTCCCTCTTTGTTCACCTCCCTTCCTTTACAGGGGATGGAGTAGAAAGTGAAGTGAtgtctgaagaaatgaaaaacccTTCGTTTGTGATCCCAGAGAAGTTTGAAAGCCATGAAGAAATGGTGGGTCTTAATGGGTAGAAAAGCCTTTGTTCTCAGTTGTGAGCAAATGTCTGGAAGAGGTGGCAGATGAAATTGCAGAGGTTCCACAGTGTGTATTAAGTTGTTCATCAGCTGTGATCCCTGCAGCTGAGGCACAGGGAAGTGTTACAGTCCCTTTtacacagcagcaaaagaacCAACAAGATTCCTGCAGTACAGCTGAAAAATAAGCTGGCAGTCCAGCAATGGTTTTAATTACAAAGACAACTCAGCTGGCAGAGTGGCTCTAACTATTGTGATGATTGGTGTTCTCCTCGCTTTGGAAGGCAATTTGGAAATGGTGTTGAACATTACTAATTTTTTCTGTAAGTGTAGTTGTAACCAGAAAATACTGTGATCAAAGAGTTATTGTGGGAGTTGAGGTTTaacctgcagagaagaaatgatCTGTGCTACTAGAGAATGAGAAGACATGCAGTAGTTGCTGCCTGGGTTAGTCCTATGGGTTTCCTATCCATAAATAAAATGGGGTAAATTTCTGTTATTCTCTGTACCCTGGGATGCACAGTTGATCACACACTTCACATCAGGAAAATCACTAACGTGAGTCCTCTGCAATTCACCTTAGGTGACTTTCTTGACGTCTGCCATGTCCCAAGTGGAGAAGGAACGAGAAGAGATGAGGCAGCAGTTGGCTgttcagaaacagcagtgcagaaACCTCCTGCAGCAAATAGCAGCTCTTcggcaggagcagcagcataaCATCACACTGAGTGAAGGTAAATTCTGTACAGTGTGGGTACGGAGATGTGCCCCAACCTGGCCCTGCCCTCTGTGAAACAGACCTATGGGTTTATGAACGAATCACGCTTAAGCAGGCACTGTCAACTACAAATGTCCTTTCCAGATTCCACTATGGATAGTGTTCCAGTGGAGGTTCATGAGGCTTTAAAAACTGCCATGGAGAAACTACAGGTAAGCAAAGGATCTCCTGTTCTTTCTGCCCCTCTCCCTCACCTAGCTAGGTTTGCACCCAGTGCCAGACTCTTGAAGCACACACACGTTGCAGGGGAATAAGTAGCAGATGTTCTATGATAATAAACTACTTcctaaaaagcagctttcctcATGACTTCTCTCATCATAGGAGAGCTTCCCCCTACCCTGCCCAAAGACTGTAAGGGCCTAACACTCATCTACAGTCTTCTCCTaaagaaatagctgaaaaataGACTAATTTCGCCCTGCTGGGACGAAGCAGATCTCTCCAAGAACTGCAGACTAAGCGTGACCACAGTTGTGCTGGCCCAGCAATGAGAAGGCACTTTGTTCCCTCAGTCCTTCTGCTTCCCAAAATGCAGAGATGCTTTGCTGTGCCTTCTGTAGCTCTGTTCCTTTTTACTACCAAATCGGAGTAGTTGTTAAGGCAGCACGATTTGCTCCCTGGGCTCAGACCGATGTGAATGGAGGGTGCTGCCTTTAACGCGGATGTTGCCGTATGTGAGCAGCTGAGGTGACTCGTACCCATTTTTGTGTTCAGTCCCGTTTCACAGATCTGATACAGGAGAAAGCTGATCTGAAGGAACGGCTAGAAGAGCTGGAACATCGCTGCATACAGCTGTCTGGGGAAACAGACACCATTGGTATGTTTACACAACACAAGCTAGAGCTTTTGGAGCTGAGTCTGCCACATACCGAGCAGTTCAAGTCTTGCTGCCTAGATAGGCTGGGCTTCCAATCCAGGGCTGGATGTG
Coding sequences within it:
- the GOLGA2 gene encoding golgin subfamily A member 2 isoform X4; translated protein: MRPEGEQRCSARAAASRAHRPHGHGAGHAGSWMPAARGTLGVVVPGPAVPSAPGNAFLRGNAQGTPRWGTARGKERLSPQRRRAVPAGRAGPSAAPRGPGGAVLRWGRCGAGRPGGDPPAVSAGPRSRTPPPWAGPESGHGGGPGRHSRPAPGEAGRAGSGAERGGGARPASGPGVGRALGAEPGCRPHRSARRLTWPGRGADMADGSRQSKLAAAKKKLKEYQQKNSPGATAGAKKKRKAKEGSRPETPTNDDRQSPENIQNILKVLVSDLNRSNGVAIPSLDKRKAYFDSDVATRNADQLAADVPVLSNSNSLPSCASVLPAPGSTQLTQIHEAEDRKNTLDENRSLSSTESLRQLSEQLNGLVAQSTSYVNGESGVSSTNIKEMEKQQNQEAVNQLEKEKKEFEQKFSKEQAALREQLQVHIQTIGILVSEKSELQTALGHTQQAARQKSGEAEDLAARLQSSRQRVSELERTLSSISMQQKQSEKHNKELVKERDNLKLELYKQSKGSEEIKQQNSELSEKLRSVVSENSAMKLDVEDLHKKLEMAELMIQQFSNHTGNVDANQQLQMALEERASLETQITQLSESLHQLRAERDQYVEKLKEEGSIWQQRVQQLSEQVRTMAEEKEKHVAQIQELESNVTELLSKSAVKPMDVEPSLPAGPTAAELSLQEEIKRLQHEKEELHGQYQAQVRDNEQLSHLNQEQEERLLELEKTVQRYNEESVDRQQILESMQSDKATISRALSQNRELKEQLAELQNGFVKLTNENMEVTSALQSEQHVKKELAKKLGQLQENLGELKETLELKTQEARALQEQRDQYYGHLQQYTVAYQQLAAEREELQKQYLLQTQLMDRLQHEEVQGKVTVEMHLKELQQTKESLEAVAKENKELQAQISQLAAELDGRMLHRLDGDGVESEVMSEEMKNPSFVIPEKFESHEEMVTFLTSAMSQVEKEREEMRQQLAVQKQQCRNLLQQIAALRQEQQHNITLSEDSTMDSVPVEVHEALKTAMEKLQSRFTDLIQEKADLKERLEELEHRCIQLSGETDTIGEYIALYQSQRAILKQRHQEKEEYISRLAQDKEEMKIKLLELQDLVMRLVKERNEWYSKYVAAAQSPELLASQNEKALPVERRIELNATDGEGLREVNLADEAEQDAAALHQSSFYPTDTKAAQPSQEDPTAKQIMQLLREIQNPQERSGSLLENPCIPFFYRADENDEVKIMVV